In Populus alba chromosome 1, ASM523922v2, whole genome shotgun sequence, a single window of DNA contains:
- the LOC118043390 gene encoding uroporphyrinogen decarboxylase 1, chloroplastic: MMNSASLSSACSCLTWRTSSIVPVQLGFNHSTKYKSSPGRFHIACSSSSSSSDPLLVKAAKGEPVSRPPAWMMRQAGRYMAVYRKLAEKYPSFRERSETTDLIVEISLQPWEAFHPDGVIIFSDILTPLPAFGVPFDIEEVRGPVIQSPIRCEEGLKALHPIELEKLQFVGDSLRILRNEVEGRAAVLGFVGAPWTIATYIVEGGTTRTYTNIKSMCHTAPQVLRALLSHLTKAISDYIVFQVESGAHCIQIFDSWGGQLPPDMWDRWSKPYIEEIVSTVRNKCPETPLVLYINGNGGLLERMKGTGVDVIGLDWTVDLADGRKRLGSGISVQGNVDPAYLFSPLPALTDEIKRVVRCAGPRGHILNLGHGVLVGTPEEAVAHFFEVARSLKFTTPQGHVVEEPKLVV, from the exons ATGATGAACTCTGCTTCTCTTAGCAG TGCCTGCAGTTGCTTAACATGGAGAACCTCTTCAATCGTGCCCGTACAGCTAGGGTTTAATCACTCTACAAAATACAAATCTTCTCCCGGAAGATTCCACATCGCCTGCtcatcctcctcctcttcttctg ATCCATTGCTGGTAAAGGCTGCGAAAGGAGAACCAGTAAGTAGGCCTCCGGCATGGATGATGCGTCAAGCAGGAAGGTATATGGCTGTTTACAGAAAGCTTGCAGAGAAATATCCATCCTTTAGAGAGAGGTCAGAGACGACAGATCTCATTGTGGAAATTTCTTTGCAGCCTTGGGAAGCTTTTCATCCTGATGGTGTTATTATTTTCTCCGACATACTTACACCTCTACCAGCATTTGGTGTGCCGTTTGACATAGAAGAAGTGAGGGGTCCTGTTATTCAATCTCCAATTCGTTGTGAAGAAGGTTTGAAGGCTTTGCATCCGATTGAATTAGAGAAACTTCAGTTTGTGGGAGACTCGCTTAGGATATTGCGCAATGAG GTTGAGGGGCGTGCTGCAGTTTTGGGTTTTGTAGGAGCACCTTGGACAATAGCTACCTATATAGTGGAAGGGGGTACAACTCGTACATATACAAACATAAAGAGCATGTGCCATACAGCACCACAAGTGTTAAGGGCTCTCCTCTCACATCTGACAAAGGCGATATCTGACTACATTGTTTTTCAAGTTGAGTCTGGGGCTCATTGCATACAAATATTTGACTCGTGGGGTGGACAGCTACCTCCTGACATGTGGGATCGTTGGTCAAAGCCATATATTGAAGAG ATAGTCAGTACAGTCAGGAATAAATGCCCTGAAACACCATTGGTTCTTTACATCAATGGAAATGGTGGCCTTCTAGAGCGTATGAAGGGAACTGGAGTCGATGTGATTGGGCTGGACTGGACTGTGGATTTGGCAGATGGAAGGAAGCGTTTGGGGAGTGGGATCAGTGTACAAGGAAATGTGGACCCTGCTTACTTATTTTCACCACTTCCGGCATTGAccgatgaaattaaaag AGTTGTGAGATGTGCTGGGCCAAGGGGACATATTCTTAATCTTGGGCATGGTGTTCTTGTTGGTACACCAGAAGAAGCTGTTGCACACTTTTTTGAAGTTGCTAGAAGCTTGAAGTTTACTACACCTCAAGGTCATGTGGTGGAAGAACCAAAATTGGTAGTTTAA